One part of the Alligator mississippiensis isolate rAllMis1 chromosome 3, rAllMis1, whole genome shotgun sequence genome encodes these proteins:
- the ABITRAM gene encoding protein Abitram: MAAAPGVTERYFTRWYKTDVGQPREDYCILQHSNRICVITLAESHPVLQKGKTIKNINYQVTAHCSRLQNKVSGKSKRGAQFLTALAPLCRISCSDGEEYTIHSCIRGRLMEVNENLLNNPAILQEKPSTEGYIAVVLPKFEESKIVTQGLLTREEYEGILLHRLNSSS; encoded by the exons ATGGCTGCGGCTCCGGGCGTGACGGAGCGGTATTTCACGCGCTGGTACAAGACAG ACGTGGGGCAGCCCCGCGAGGACTACTGCATCCTGCAGCACTCCAACAG AATCTGTGTCATCACTCTAGCAGAATCTCATCCTGTTCTTCAAAAGGGAAAAACTATTAAGAATATTAATTACCAAGTTACTGCTCACTGTAGCAGACTTCAAAATAAGGTCTCTGGGAAGTCAAAGCGG GGTGCCCAGTTTTTAACAGCACTTGCCCCTCTGTGTAGGATATCTTGTTCAGATGGAGAAGAATATACTATACATAG TTGTATAAGAGGTCGGTTGATGGAAGTAAATGAAAACCTTCTTAATAATCCAGCTATTCTACAAGAGAAG CCATCTACTGAAGGGTACATTGCAGTGGTACTGCCAAAATTTGAAGAAAGCAAGATCGTAACTCAGGGACTTTTGACACGGGAGGAATATGAAGGAATCTTGTTGCATCGTCTTAATTCCAGCTCCTGA